The segment GTGCTTCGCCACCGCTGCGTCCGCACGCGAAGCAAAATACCGCACGCCCCGCGTCGAAGAACTCAACCCAACGACACGCGCCGAAGCACGGCTGCTGGATGATCTCGGTGATGCGGCGTGCCTGACGGTACGCTTCGCACCGATCTACCGGGTGCCGGGCACCAAGCGCGTCTACCCTGAACTCCACGACCTCATCGTCGCCAACATGGTCGATTCCGCACTTCAGGCCGTCAGCGCCTTCCTGAAGGCGTCAAGGCTGGAACAGCCGGCAACCCATCGGTCACTGGGGCGGCGCGCCTATATCGACGCCGTCGTGCGCGCTGATCGGGCGATCGACAACGTCGCGTCGGCGTTCGACTTCCTGCTTGCTGTCACACCGATCAATGCCGAACCGGCCTGGCTTGAATTCCGGGCAGGCGGCTTCGAGCGTGTGCCCGCGCTGCTCTACAGGCCACTCGAGTTCGAGGTCGCCGCCCAGAAGCGGACGCTCTATTCGGTCTCGCTCGATCACCTGGAAGATCCGCTCCTGACCAAGCTGCTCTCCGAAAAGCAGCAGGAACTCGATCTCCAGCTGTCGATGCTCGCGGCACGCGAAACGCCCCGCTTCGTCGAACTCGGTCGCGCGCTCTATGGCAGCGTCGAGCCGAGCCTGGCGGCGAGGGCATGCACCATTCTCGAAAGGCTACCGCGAGTTGCTTCAGCGGCCCGGCAGAAGGGCCTTGATGCTGACGCCGTTGCCGCGGCCGCGCGAGACATGATCGCCGGATACCGGGCCGCCTACCCCGATTTCGATGCTTCCGTGGAGATCCGCGGCGACCTGCCGGCCGGCCTCCTGGTCTCGCGAAACCGACTGCTGGTTTCGCGCGATACCAACCTTCCATCGGAGCGTCTGACTGCGCTGCTCAGTCACGAGATCGGTGTTCATCTGCTGACCTATTTCAACGGTGATGCGCAGGGGCTCGCCATCTTCCGCAACGGGCTCGCCGGCTACGAGGGCATGCAGGAGGGACTGGCCGTGCTGGCGGAATATCTGGTCGGCGGCATGACCGCAGCACGCTTGAGGCTGATCGCGGCCAGGGTTATCGCGTGTCAGGCGATGCTCGACGCCGCAACGTTCGAGGAAGCCTTCCGCATTCTCCACAGGGATTTCGGCCTCGACGATCACAGCGCCTTCAACGTCGTTCTGCGTGTCTATCGAGGCGGTGGCCTCGCAAAGGATGCCATCTATCTGCGCGGCCTGGCGCAGATCCTCGATCATCTCAAGAATGGCGGCAGCCTCACTCCCTTCTGGATCGGCAAGATTTCTGCCGCGCATTTTGGCCCGATCCAGGAACTCAACGCGCGCGGCCTGCTGCGCGCGCCGCGCCTCGAACCTGCGTTTCTCTCTTCCGACTCGGCCCGTCCACGCCTCAAGAAAGCGATGGCGGGAATCGATCCGATCGATATGGTTGAAGCTTGAGCGGGGTCTCCTCAATGCGCATTGCGTTCTTTGTCAATTCCATTGAGAGCGAGACACCTGGCTATACGACAACAGCGTTGGCGCTGGCTGCGGTCCAGCGCGGCCATTCTGTTGTCTATGTTGAACCAGGCGACTTCATACTGCGTCCGGATGACGGTCTGGCTATCAGCGTCGCGGTTCTGCCGGATGCTTCCTACAAGACGCCCGACAAGCTGCATGCTGCCCTGAAGGATGCCGCGAAGCAGAAAAAGACCTTCGCGATAAGCGATATCGACATTGTGTTTCTGCGTAACGACCCGTCGCTGGACGCCACCGATCGACCATGGGCCGCTAACGCAGGCATTATGTTCGGGCGGCTCGCAGCGGAACGCGGCGTGATCGTCGTCAACGATCCGGACGGCCTGGGGCAGGCACAGAGCAAGCTCTACCTTCAATCTTTTCCCGAGGCGGTCAGGCCGGCTACCCTGATATCGCGCAATATCACCGAGATCCGCGCATTTATCGACAAACACGCGAAGGGCTGCATCGTCAAACCGCTGCAAGGGTCGGGTGGCAAGAACGTATTCCATATCGCAAAGCCTACCGATTCCAACCTCAACCAGATTTTCGAAGCGGCCAGCGGCGCCGGCTATCTCATCGCGCAGGTCTACATTCCGGAGGCCAAGGCTGGTGACGTGCGTCTTTTCCTGATGAACGGCCTGCCGCTGGCGCGCGACGGCAATTACGCAGCCTTTCGCCGCGTTCCAGCCAAGGGCGACGTCCGGTCCAATATCCATGCCGCCGGAACAGCCCGCAAGGTCAAGGTAACGGGCACGATGTTGGGCATTGCCGAGATGGTGCGCCCCAAGTTAATCAGCGACGGCATGTTTCTGGTTGGGCTCGACATCGTCGGGGACAAACTTCTGGAGATCAACGTCTTCACGCCAGGCGGGCTGACACGGCTCGCCGTCATGTACAAGACGGATTTTGCCATGAGTGTCATCGTTGCGCTGGAGGAGAAGCGGACGCTGCGTCAAGCTTATGGAAAGACCCTGACAAATTCGCGGCTGGCGACGCTCTGAGGAACGCAGGCATGACGCGATCTGATCCCTCTGCGGTCGTTCAATTGCGAGCGTCGCATGACGCGATCTGACCCTAGTCGGACACTTCAGGACCAAGTTTTCTCCCCAGTTAGCGGACCTTCTGCGGAACTCACCGCTTTGACCCAAAAACGACCTTCAGCTCCGTTGCGCTCAACGTCAGCAATGGCAACCACGGACAAGATGGAAGGTTCAGCCCGCAATCGCGCTCAGGGCGTCCTCAATATGCCCGAGTGAAGCCGCCATCGTGTAGAATGTTCAAACCTGTCATGTGATCAGTGAGGGGCGACAACAAGCTCTCGACGACGACGGCAACTTCAGACGGCGTCCCATACTTTTTGAGCGGGATATTCTCGGTCTCGACCGCAATCCTTTGTTCAAAGGTCACGCCGGCCTCTAGCGCACGCTTGCCAATTGCATCCCGATACCAGGGCGACAGCGTGCCGCCGAGTGAAAGAGTGTTCACATGAATACCTCTTTCGCCCAGCG is part of the Mesorhizobium sp. L-2-11 genome and harbors:
- a CDS encoding flavohemoglobin expression-modulating QEGLA motif protein translates to MKPKLVEPAAPLAQIESDLDALLRDGKPIRCDFGNGNRLHMDRPLPFLCVHVGSHQDAAFHAVSANASYLIAADIGLAREAARLVVRRLRDHCGAVLMLDIGELAEDRFLTEDVPFLPPFEIALACGDTAAEKAALKCFATAASAREAKYRTPRVEELNPTTRAEARLLDDLGDAACLTVRFAPIYRVPGTKRVYPELHDLIVANMVDSALQAVSAFLKASRLEQPATHRSLGRRAYIDAVVRADRAIDNVASAFDFLLAVTPINAEPAWLEFRAGGFERVPALLYRPLEFEVAAQKRTLYSVSLDHLEDPLLTKLLSEKQQELDLQLSMLAARETPRFVELGRALYGSVEPSLAARACTILERLPRVASAARQKGLDADAVAAAARDMIAGYRAAYPDFDASVEIRGDLPAGLLVSRNRLLVSRDTNLPSERLTALLSHEIGVHLLTYFNGDAQGLAIFRNGLAGYEGMQEGLAVLAEYLVGGMTAARLRLIAARVIACQAMLDAATFEEAFRILHRDFGLDDHSAFNVVLRVYRGGGLAKDAIYLRGLAQILDHLKNGGSLTPFWIGKISAAHFGPIQELNARGLLRAPRLEPAFLSSDSARPRLKKAMAGIDPIDMVEA
- a CDS encoding glutathione synthetase, which produces MRIAFFVNSIESETPGYTTTALALAAVQRGHSVVYVEPGDFILRPDDGLAISVAVLPDASYKTPDKLHAALKDAAKQKKTFAISDIDIVFLRNDPSLDATDRPWAANAGIMFGRLAAERGVIVVNDPDGLGQAQSKLYLQSFPEAVRPATLISRNITEIRAFIDKHAKGCIVKPLQGSGGKNVFHIAKPTDSNLNQIFEAASGAGYLIAQVYIPEAKAGDVRLFLMNGLPLARDGNYAAFRRVPAKGDVRSNIHAAGTARKVKVTGTMLGIAEMVRPKLISDGMFLVGLDIVGDKLLEINVFTPGGLTRLAVMYKTDFAMSVIVALEEKRTLRQAYGKTLTNSRLATL